Genomic segment of Pseudothermotoga hypogea DSM 11164 = NBRC 106472:
CCAGAGAACGAACCACTCTTGATGAATGGCACGGACCACGAGATGCCCAGACCCGACGTGGGAAAGATCTTGAAGGAGATCAGCAACGAGGAGATGAAGTTCGTTCACGCCTCGCTCGAAGAGTACGTTTCGCGGTTGAAAAAGCCCAGAGAAAGCTTGTCTGGAGAGCTGAGAAGTCCAAAGCGTGCCCCCATCCTCAAGGACGTGTTGTCGGCGAGAATCTGGGAAAAGCTCATGCAGTACGAAGCAGAAAGACTCTATCTGCACTACGTGGAACCCCTCTTTGCGACAGCAAAACTCGGCGGTATCGATCTTCCGCTGGAGAGTCTGTGGTACGGTTGGAAACTGATTCTGCAGTGCCATCCACACGACAGTTTGTGTGGTTGTAGCGTGGACGAAGTCCACAAGAACGTTCAGGATAGATTGGCGAGGGCAATCAACCATGGAAAGGCGATCTTGGTGAGAGCCTTGCTCGAGATGTGTGGCAAGCCCGTCGACAAGATGGGCATCACCCTTTTCAACCCAACGGAGAGCGAGTACGACGGCGTCGTCGAGCTGAACGTTCGATTGCCCGAGGGTGAGTGGAGGTTGGTGAGCCAGGATGGCAGGCCTATTGAATGTGTTTTGTTCCCCACCGAGGACGTCCAGAAAGATTTGAACACGTTGATCGATTTCTACTCCCACCCTTCGACGATCGATGTGTTCAAAGATCAAGGCCGCTGGTACAGATGTTTTTTGAAAACACCCGTCCAGGGTCTGTCGTTCAAGCAGCTCAGCTTCGTTCACGGAGAAAGACAGAAAGCTGGTACGTTTGAATCGATTTTTACTATCCAGCAAAACGGTACCTTGAAGGCAAAGCACGATGGAAAGTCGCTCGAGAATCTGTGTTACGTTGAGGATGTCGAGGATGTCGGTGACGAGTACAACTACAGTTACGCGTGTAAAGAGAAGTACGATTCGAAGAACTGCATCGCCGAGATCGAAACGCTGATAGATTCAAGCTTCTTTAAGCGTGTCGAGGCACGTTTTTCGCTCGAGGTGCCTGCCCAGATCGCTGCGGACAGAAAGAGTAGGTCCAGGCAGACCGTCTCGATACCCTTCAGGTTCGTCTACACCTTCCATAGGGACATGAAAAGGGTGGACGTCGACGTCTTCTTCAACAACACCGCGAAAGATCACAGAATGAGTGTTGTTTTTCCGTTGAAAGGCTTGAGTGAACTGATCAGCGATGGTTATTTTGGACCCGTGAAGAGATCGATCCAGAAGCTCGAAGGCGATTATTCTTCCTGGTCAGAGTTACCCGAAAACCAGTTTCCGACGTACTGGTTCGTCAGCGTTCCGCAGTACAGAATGACGATAGTCCCCAAAGGATTGAGAGAAGTCTTCGTGGACGAAAAAGGCCTTCATTTGACGATACTCCGAAGCGTTGGATGGCTTTCAAGAAACGA
This window contains:
- a CDS encoding glycoside hydrolase family 38 N-terminal domain-containing protein, which translates into the protein MKRVFVVTHTHWDREWYTTFEVYRQRLSILLSQLVSILKTEDTFRHFHLDGQTVVLEDFVENDGTKEEFFELVRRGKIAVGPWYVLPDEFLISGESFIRNYLYSQQVAKRFNVPLSRVAYLPDMFGHNAYTPTILKGLGMEWAVVWRGVDDVKGTSFVWSSPMGEAIDTVYLVHSYSNAAHWGQDEEHFKSHLLSEAKLLTSLDPENEPLLMNGTDHEMPRPDVGKILKEISNEEMKFVHASLEEYVSRLKKPRESLSGELRSPKRAPILKDVLSARIWEKLMQYEAERLYLHYVEPLFATAKLGGIDLPLESLWYGWKLILQCHPHDSLCGCSVDEVHKNVQDRLARAINHGKAILVRALLEMCGKPVDKMGITLFNPTESEYDGVVELNVRLPEGEWRLVSQDGRPIECVLFPTEDVQKDLNTLIDFYSHPSTIDVFKDQGRWYRCFLKTPVQGLSFKQLSFVHGERQKAGTFESIFTIQQNGTLKAKHDGKSLENLCYVEDVEDVGDEYNYSYACKEKYDSKNCIAEIETLIDSSFFKRVEARFSLEVPAQIAADRKSRSRQTVSIPFRFVYTFHRDMKRVDVDVFFNNTAKDHRMSVVFPLKGLSELISDGYFGPVKRSIQKLEGDYSSWSELPENQFPTYWFVSVPQYRMTIVPKGLREVFVDEKGLHLTILRSVGWLSRNDLITRPGHAGPGFETPQAQGLGEHKASFSILLHDDYDIENVYKAVRECAIAPLAVQARFEKLPRIDIGVEKGFLSAFKPSEEGVILRLFCPDGSEPSMKTTRRAIEVDFAEEPLSEKTKIKHVKTWLIH